One part of the Lytechinus pictus isolate F3 Inbred chromosome 3, Lp3.0, whole genome shotgun sequence genome encodes these proteins:
- the LOC129255915 gene encoding uncharacterized protein LOC129255915 — protein sequence MPLCAAHRCKNRAGKASKKTFHRFPVRRPDVLKEWLKRIGKGKDWIPSSKAVLCSAHFHERCFDRTGQITRLRHNAIPTIFAFTISEDGEVTDTPKSGTISYLAKASEIAELPANHMFLHGDDGGDFQRNRPQTAISRPTGSLGTISTMHTASLPSRAMPTTVTPTSDDGADFASSRPSWSVGTASTIHADFLPSSASLFDGTPTSASPSSQSKNIKENIFTHDHTYSVSFNSTNVKEKMDVIHSQLTQMTKKMKQIQMSNNRLAIKEKSLMSEIKKLKSAQEVNLKRIEQLTDSLHYGL from the exons atttcctGTGCGGCGTCCTGATGTACTGAAGGAATGGCTAAAGAGAATAGGCAAAGGAAAAGATTGGATCCCGTCATCGAAGGCTGTTCTCTGCTCAGCTCACTTCCATGAAAGGTGTTTTGATCGTACAGGGCAAATCACAAGATTACGTCATAATGCGATACCCACCATCTTCGCTTTCACTATTTCCGAG GATGGAGAAGTGACAGATACTCCCAAGTCTGGGACTATCTCATACCTGGCTAAAGCTTCAGAGATCGCTGAGCTTCCCGCAAATCATATGTTCTTACATGGTGACGACGGAGGAGACTTTCAAAGGAACAGACCCCAAACGGCAATTTCCAGGCCTACAGGGTCCTTGGGTACCATTAGTACTATGCATACCGCTTCTTTACCCAGCCGCGCCATGCCTACGACTGTCACGCCTACCAGTGACGATGGAGCAGACTTTGCAAGCAGCAGACCTTCATGGTCCGTGGGTACCGCTAGTACTATACATGCCGATTTTTTACCCAGCAGCGCCAGTTTATTTGACGGCACGCCTACCAGTGCTTCTCCATCATCACAGTCAAAGAACATTAAGGAAAATATATTCACACATGACCACACATACAGTGTAAGCTTCAACTCCACGAACGTGAAGGAAAAAATGGACGTCATCCACAGTCAGCTGACTCAGATGACGAAGAAAATGAAGCAGATACAGATGAGCAACAACAGGCTTGCAATCAAAGAGAAGTCTTTGATGTCTGAGATCAAGAAACTGAAATCCGCCCAGGAAGTTAATCTGAAGCGGATTGAACAGCTCACTGATAGCTTACATTATGGTCTTTGA